A stretch of Ipomoea triloba cultivar NCNSP0323 chromosome 11, ASM357664v1 DNA encodes these proteins:
- the LOC115996846 gene encoding protein SPIRAL1-like 1 yields MGRGVSFGGGQSSLGYLFGSGEPPKPTINNAEAPLNQGTAVSAGTPQKSVAPAPAPPADATKQIPAGVPGSKTNNYFRADGQNCGNFLTDRPSTKVHAAPGGGSSLDYLFGGSSSK; encoded by the exons ATGGGTCGTGGAGTCAGTTTTGGTGGGGGCCAGAGTTCTCTGGGCTATCTTTTTGGTAGTGGTGAGCCTCCAAAGCCTACTATTAACAATGCTGAGGCTCCTCTGAATCAGGGGACAGCTGTTAGTGCTGGAACTCCACAGAAATCGGTTGCACCTGCACCAGCACCACCTGCAGATGCTACAAAACAGATACCAGCTGGGGTCCCCGGGAGCAAAACAAATAACTACTTCCGTGCTGATGGTCAGAACTGTGGGAACTTCCTTACG GATCGTCCGTCAACCAAGGTCCATGCTGCACCAGGTGGAGGCTCCTCCCTGGATTACCTGTTTGGAGGTAGCAGCAGCAAGTAG